The Ochotona princeps isolate mOchPri1 chromosome 1, mOchPri1.hap1, whole genome shotgun sequence genome has a segment encoding these proteins:
- the LOC105942554 gene encoding transport and Golgi organization protein 1 homolog: MFSENKKNLEKTLQSVKAIWKSELKLLDMNMNSFSEIYKLKMAIAEKKRSESHPEWIEKQRMLSAKEENVKQAEEIQNYKRRLNELEVQQQQQAQTFKQEAAVQKQKAHNMKRKAHALEKQLTVQRRETAHLRHRLEILHVQMREEKYRHQKPVSVEHTWENSPRADSGTWASSMKNIGSFPAEDTRKGKVNMATGGPPPFPKSSGTAYYMGGTRSFMCYVPPPPVWWSPRPLPHLAPEFGEPF; this comes from the exons atgttttcagaaaataagaaGAACCTGGAAAAAACATTGCAGTCTGTAAAAGCAATATGGAAATCTGAACTCAAACTGTTGGACATGAATATGAACAGTTTTTCTGAAATCTATAAACTGAAAATGGCAATTGCTGAAAA GAAAAGATCAGAGAGCCATCCAGAGTGGATAGAAAAGCAGAGGATGCTATCAGCAAAGGAGGAAAATGTGAAGCAGGCTGAAGAAATACAGAACTACAA GAGAAGACTGAACGAACTtgaggttcagcagcagcagcaagcccagACCTTCAAACAGGAG GCTGCTGTTCAGAAACAGAAGGCTCATAACATGAAG CGCAAGGCTCACGCTTTGGAGAAGCAGTTGAcggtacagagaagagagactgcaCACTTAAGACACAG ATTGGAAATACTACATGTACAAATGCGGGAAGAGAAATACAGGCACCAGAAGCCAGTCTCAGTGGAACACACCTGGGAGAACTCTCCGAGAG CAGATTCAGGAACTTGGGCAAGCAGTATGAAGAATATTGGCTCATTCCCTGCAGAGGACACTAGGAAAGGAAAG GTCAACATGGCTACAGGAGGGCCTCCTCCTTTCCCAAAGTCATCTGGCACGGCCTACTACATGGGTGGCACCAGATCATTCATGTGCTATGTGCCACCTCCTCCAGTCTGGTGGTCTCCAAGACCTCTGCCACATCTAGCTCCAGAGTTTG GAGAACCATTCTAG